GCACCGACTCCAACCTGAGCTTTCTGGAGTATGCTTTCGGGTCGGGCCATACGATCTACTACGAGCCGGATCAGAAGAAGTATCTGTACGGTCCCGCGCATCCCGAATACAAAGCGGCGCTTGAGTATCTGCACAAGCTGTATGCGGATAAGCTGCTCGACCCCAACTTCACCAACGCCACGCTGCAGCAGTGGCAGGAAAACCTGAGCTCGGGCAAATCGCTGTTTTTCTACGACAACTACTCGTTCACCGTCAACTTCAATAACGTTCTGCAGCAGAAGGATCCGAACCAGAAGTTCGATATGGTGCCGGTGCTGACCGCGCCAGACGGCAAGAAGCGCAGCTACGCGTATATCTACGGGCATCCCGAGGACATGTTCGCCGTCAGCGCCAAGGTGAAAAATCCGGAAGCGGTGATGAAGCTGTTCGATTGGATGTACAGCGACGAAGGCGCCCGGGTCACGAATTTCGGCATCGAGGGCACGCACTATACAACGAAAGACGGAAAGCCGGTCATCAACCCGTCCGTCATCGATCAGTTCAAGGATAAGCAGGACCCTTTCCGAGCCATGCAGTCCGCGCTCGGAACCGGGCTGCTGACGTTCGACGTGTACACGAACGACGATCCCCAGCTGGCGGTCTCGCCGCCGGACTTGAAGCGCTGGTCGGATTTTGTGGGTCAGGAGATGAAGGAGGGGCTCATTCAAGCGCAGGTGCTGGAGCCTTCGTTTACGGATGAGGAACGCGATCAGCTGAAGCAGCTGCGCACCAAGGTGGATACGATTGTGGAGCAGAACATCGATAAATTCGTGCTCGGCACGCGGCCGCTGACCGAATTCGATGCCTTCATGAAGGAAGTGAAGGCGGCCGGCGCCGAAGATATAGAGAAGATTTATAACGATGCCCTTGCGAGAACATCCAATTGATCTGTTTGCGGGAACATCCAATTCATTCGTGATAAAGGAGACGCTATGGAAACCAAAAAAGAATTCGTATTTGCCGATGAAAAGCCGTTTAAGCAGTGCCACGCGTCCACGGTGCTCGCGCTGTCGGACGGAGAGGTGCTGACGGCATATTTTGCCGGCACGCGGGAGAAAAACCCGGACGTCGCCATTTGGCTGTCGCGTCGTAGCCGGGAGGGCAGCTGGTCGGCCCCGGCGGTCGCTGCCGACGAAGCGGATATCGCCCACTGGAATCCGGTGCTGTTCCAGGCGCCGGATACCGGCCATATTTGGCTCTTTTACAAGGTCGGCCATGAAATTCCGGAATGGTTTACCCGCTACATCGTGTCGAAGGACGGCGGGCATACGTGGAGCGAGCCCGCCGAGCTGGTGCCCGGAGATATCGGCGGCCGCGGCCCGGTCCGCAACAAGCCGATCGTGCTCCGGAGCGGGCGCTGGCTCGCGCCGGCCTCGCTCGAAACGAAGACGGATTGGGATGCTTTCGTGGACATCTCCGACGATGGCGGCCGTACATGGCGGGAGCGCGCCGTCCCGCTGGACCGCGGGCAGTTGAAAGGCAAAGGAATCATCCAGCCCACGCTGTGGGAAGACGCGGCCGGCGTGCACATGCTGCTCCGCAGCACGGAAGGCTTCGTCTACCGCAGCGGCTCCGCGGATAACGGGGAGAGCTGGACGGAGGCGCACGCGATCGACCTGCCGAACAACAACAGCGGGATCGACCTCGCCGCGGCGGGCGACGGCCGTTTGTATCTGGTGATGAATCCGGTCCGGGGCGACTGGGCGGCACGGACGCCGCTCGTGCTGCAGCAGTCGGAGGACGGAGGGCGCACCTGGCGAGAGGTGCTGGTGCTGGAGGATGAGCCGGGCGAGTACTCGTACCCCGCGATCATCGCGGATGGCGGCACGCTGCACCTCACCTACACGTGGCGCCGCGAGCGGATTGTTTATTGGCGAATTGATTTGGGGCGGTAATTCAAGGTCGGTAGAAGGTGGTAGATAAGTCCGTCCGGTAGAAAGGGACTTTACTTGGTCCGGAAAGGGGGAAGCTTATGCGCTTCTCGCGTGATGCCGAGGAATACATCAATACCATCGGTATGGTCATGCGCCGCGTGCAAGCGGGAACGTTTCGGATGGGAAGCGAGAACGGGGACCCGGACGAGCGGCCGGTGCACGCCGTACGCATCAGCCAATCGTTTCATATGGCGGCTTACGAGGTGACGAATGCACAGTATGAGCAGTTCGACCCCGGCCATCGCAAACTTCGGGGCAAGTTGGGCTTCTCCAGGGACAATGAAGAAGCGGTCATCTTCGTCAGCTGGCATGAAGCGCAAGCGTTCTGCGAATGGCTCACGAAGAAGGAAGGCCTGCCTTACCGGCTTCCGACCGAGGCGGAATGGGAATACGCGGCCCGGGCGGGTTCGGAGACCGCCTATTCCATGGGGGACGTGTTCCCCCGCTCCCAGCATAAGAACCAGCGGGAAAGCTGGTTTCCCGATCCCGACCGTTCGCGCGGCGGGGGAGAAATCGTACCGCTGACGGTCGGGTGCTATCCGCCTAACGCATGGGGCCTCTACGATCTGCACGGCAATGTCGAGGAGTGGGTAGGGGACTGGTACGGGCCATTTGAGGCGGAGACGCAGGAGGATCCTGTCGGGCGCGCGGATGGCGATTTTAAAGTGACCCGCGGCGGGAGTCATCAGACTTGGCCGTATTACCTTCGATCCGCCAACCGGCTAGGCACGATTCCGGAAGATAAGCACTGGCTGATCGGGTTCCGTGTCGTGCTGGGCGATCGTCCGGCGACGAATCCGCTTCCTACGCCCTCGCCGCCGCAGTGGCAGCGGAATGTACTGCAGCACGTTCCGCCGGATGTGAACCAAGGACCGGATTCGGAACAGCCGTACTTTCTCGGTCCCCGCCGCTATGCCAAGGTCGTGCCCGGCAAGAAAGGGCCGCTCTATATCCACAACCATGTTGGAGACGTGACGGAAACCCCGAATGGCGATTTGATCGCCGTCTGGTATTCGACTACCTCCGAAGCGGGCCGGGAAATGCTGATCGCCGGCAGCCGGCTGCGTTATGGCGCGGCGGAGTGGGACGATCCCTGCGTCGTCTGGGATGCTCCGGACCGCAACATGTCAGGTGCGGCGTTGTTTTGGGACGAGGCGACGGACGTGATTTATCATTTCTGCGGATTGGGGGCGGCCGGCACCTGGGGGAATATCGCGCTCGTCATGCGAACGTCCCGGGATAACGGGGCGACCTGGTCGAAGGGCGCGATTATTGGTCCGGAGCATGGCCGGCGCACGATGCCGCTCTCTTCGGTGTTCAAGACGAAGGATGGCGAAATCGTCCTGTCCTGTGATGCCGTCACTGGCTCAGACGGCGGGACGGCGCTATGGGTCAGCGCTAACGGCGGCGTTACTTGGCGCGATGCGGGCGGCACGATTGCCGGCATCCATGCACCGGCGGCAGAGCTTGAGGACGGACGCTTCATCGCTTTCGGCCGCGGGGACAATATCGGCGGCAAAATGCCGAAGAGCCTCAGTTCGGACAAGGGGAGGACATGGACGTACGAGGCCACGGAGTTCGATCCGCTGCTGAGCGGACAGCGGGCGGCGCTCATTCGCCTGCGGGAGGGGCCGCTGTTTCTGGCCACCTTCACGTCGGGCATGGATATCATCGATGCAGCCGGACGCTCTCGTCGCGTCAAAGGCATGATGGGATTCTTATCCATGGATAATGGTGAAAGCTGGCCGTATCGGCGCCTGATCACCGACGACGGGCCGGGGCAGGTATGGGACGGGCAAGCCTGGACAGGACGTTTTATGCTAAGCGCCAAGAACGCCGAGCCGAAGGGTTATTTTTCGGTCATTCAAACGAGAAACGGACTGATCCATCTGTTCAGCAGCGCCTTACATTATACATTCAACCTGAAATGGCTCATGACGCCCCCGCCAAGTGAGGAGGAGATGACGTTCACTCCATGGAAATGAGGCGCCGGCTTGTTTATCTAACGGGTAGACGGACTGTCCGCTGCGGGCACGAGTCCGACTCTCGGGCTGTGCGGCTGTTTCGGGCATACGACAAAATACAAAAATGAGAGGATTGGACCGAGTGAAACCTGACATCGCAATCGGAAACTGGCCGACGATGCTGACGCCCTTCACCTTATCGGGGAGCATTGACTATCCGGCCTTGGAGCGGATGATTGAATGGTATATTGCCGGAGGGGTCAACGGATTGTTCGCGGTCTGCCAATCCAGCGAGATGTTTTACCTCGCGTTGGAGGAGCGGGTCGAGCTGGCCCGTTTCGTGGTCGAGAAAGCGGCCGGAAGAGTTCCGGTTATCGCATCGGGGCATATCTCCGAGCGCATGGAGGATCAGCTCGAGGAAATCCGCCGGATCGCCGCGACGGGGATCGAAGCGTTCGTGCTGGTCAGCAACCGTTTGGCGGCGGAGAATGAGGATGATTCGGTCTGGCGGCGAAATGCCGAGCATCTGCTCGAGAGCGTGCCGGACATCGCGTTCGGCATTTATGAATGTCCCTTCCCGTATAAACGGCTGCTTTCGCCGGAGCTGCTCAAGTGGTGCGCCGATACGGGACGGTTCTGGTTTCTGAAGGATACGTGCTGCAGCATCGACCAAATCCGCGCCAAGCTCGCGGCGGTCCGGGGCACGAAGCTGAAGCTGTTCAACGCCAATACCGCGACCCTGCTGGAATCGCTGCAGCTTGGGGCGGCGGGCTTCAGCGGCATTATGGCCAATTTCCATCCGGAGCTGTATACGTGGCTGCTCAAGGAATGGCGGAATACGCCGGTTCAGGCCGGAGTCATGCAGGGATTTCTGACCATGGCCTCCTATGCGGAGCTGAAGCTGTATCCCGCCAACGCCAAGTATTACATGCAGCTGTGCGGACTGCCGATCACAACGGTGTGCCGCTCGAGAGGGTCCGAGCCGCTGCCCGAGCTCCAGCAGACGGAAATGCTGCAGCTGCAGGCTATCACGTCTTACATCAAGGCATGCTTCGGCGCCTGATACACAGGTCTATTTATAAAAGTTGAACATATTTATCCTACATCGAGGAGGTTTGGACCATGAAATATACGATTTTCGGAAAAACAGGGCTGAGTGTCAGCCGCATCGCAGTGGGAGGATATCCTTTCGCCGGGGTGAATAAGGCGCAGGGTTGGGACCCTTACAGCCCGCAAGGCAGAAAAGACGCGATACGCGTCGTTCACGCCGCGTTGGATGCCGGAATCAATTATGTTGACACGGCACCCAGTTACGGCCAAGGACATAGCGAGAGTATCATCGGCGAAGCTCTTCAGGGCAAACGGGAGAAAGTCATCCTTGCAACGAAAGTAACCTGGACGACTTCGTGGGCTGAAATTGGTAAAGAGGGCGTTATACGAGGCGTGGAAGAAAGTCTCCGGAGGCTCAAGACTGATTATGTCGACGTGATACAGCTTCACGGCGGTATTTATTCGCACAAAGATACTCGAGACGTATTGAGTGCAGGTCCTATGGAGGCGCTTCATTTGCTGCGGGAACAAGGGAAGGTTAAGTTTTTGGGACTCACAACAGAGGACGCCTGTTCTATTTTAGAATTGATTGACACGAATCTGTTTGATATCGCACAAATCAATTACAATTTAATTTATCAAAATGCGGCACTCCGGTTTCTCGACCGGGCGAAGGAGAAAAATCTCGGCGTTGCCGTCATGAGACCTATGACTTCCGGTATATTCCAGAGATTGCTGGAACACTTGGCGCCTCGCTTGCTGGAGACGGAGGATATTTATCGGTTATGCTTAAAATTTTTGCTATCGGATTCGCGTATTCATATGCTGAATATAGGGGCGAGATGGCCGGAGGAGGTCGAACGAAACATACGGTTTCTCGATGAATTCACTCCGGACTTCGATATTGCCGATCTTCCGAGGTTGACGGCAAAAATTTACGAATCCGACGACAAACGGAATGGATTGGCGTAAGGAAGGTTTCATGATTGACGTTTGTGCCCATGTCGAATCGCCGTCAAGGAATAATGCATCCGGTCTCTTTAAGGAGGATTCCCATGTTAAAATTATGCATCATCGGATGCTCGAGTTTCGTCTACGACTTCCTATACGATTGTACGAAAAAATTTCCGCTGACTCTCGCTGCTATTTGTGACAGTCCCCAAAATACGGAAAATTTCTCTGCACGATATCGTTGTCCGGCAGTTTATGATGACTATATGTTCATGCTGGAGCGGGAAAAGCCGGATCTGGTCATTTCCTTTCCCGCTTATGGGGAGCAGTTCGAGATTGCCAAACAATGCCTTCTGTCAGGAGCCCACGTTTTTTCTGAAAGACCGGTCTGTTTAAGCTCACGGCAGGCCGCGGAACTGGCGGAAATTCAGAAAACAACGAACCGCTTTGTAATGGCGAGGCTTAACAGGCGGTATACCCCTTCTTACGTGATGGCGAAGCGGATATTGGAAAAGAAGGAATTTGGGGCCTCAACCATGTACCTGGCGAAGTACCATGCTTCGGCATACGAATCCGAAAACAGCTTTATTTGGAATCATACGATTCATCACTTGGACTTGGCAAGGTACCTGGTCGGGGAACTTGAGCTCCTGCATGCGGAACGCATATACGTTGATTACAATCGGGTCGGATACAACATATCGTTTCGTTCAGCGCAAGGCTGCATCGGCGTCATACAGACCAGCTCGCTCCAGAGCGGGGAATATCCCATGGAGAGGGTGGAAGTGACCGGCGACCGGCGCAATGTGATTGTCGATAACATCAGATCGCTGCAATATTTCCGGCCGGCTCCCATACGCGAGTCCATAGCCGCCATGGACATGTCCGATGACGGGGACACGCTGATGTGGACACAAAACTTTGCGCAATTGAACAATTTCACTTTTTACGGATTCGAAAATATGTTCGAGCATTTCGTGTCGTGTATGGAATCCGGGAAGAAGCCATCGTTAGAAATGGAAGATACGGCGAAGACAATCGAGCTGGTAGAAAAATTAAATCAACTAGTACAATCATCATGAAAATGGATGGTTGGCCAGAATGGACATTAACCGCGCAACCCATGAGATCTATTATGATACGATTTCCGAATTGCGTTTCATAGGGACCGACTGTTATCGCTTAACAAGATGACGAGGAGGAGTACAATGAAAACGAATTCAGTATTGGATGCCGGAACAATCGATCCGGAAAGGGGGCGGTTAAAACGGGCATGGATTTCTACGATCATCATTTCGCTCTTATTGACCGTCGATTATATGGATCGCGGGGCTCTGTCCGTGGCCACGCCGTTTATCCGGGAAGAGTTTCATATGAGTCCTACC
This genomic window from Paenibacillus humicola contains:
- a CDS encoding dihydrodipicolinate synthase family protein; amino-acid sequence: MKPDIAIGNWPTMLTPFTLSGSIDYPALERMIEWYIAGGVNGLFAVCQSSEMFYLALEERVELARFVVEKAAGRVPVIASGHISERMEDQLEEIRRIAATGIEAFVLVSNRLAAENEDDSVWRRNAEHLLESVPDIAFGIYECPFPYKRLLSPELLKWCADTGRFWFLKDTCCSIDQIRAKLAAVRGTKLKLFNANTATLLESLQLGAAGFSGIMANFHPELYTWLLKEWRNTPVQAGVMQGFLTMASYAELKLYPANAKYYMQLCGLPITTVCRSRGSEPLPELQQTEMLQLQAITSYIKACFGA
- a CDS encoding Gfo/Idh/MocA family protein produces the protein MLKLCIIGCSSFVYDFLYDCTKKFPLTLAAICDSPQNTENFSARYRCPAVYDDYMFMLEREKPDLVISFPAYGEQFEIAKQCLLSGAHVFSERPVCLSSRQAAELAEIQKTTNRFVMARLNRRYTPSYVMAKRILEKKEFGASTMYLAKYHASAYESENSFIWNHTIHHLDLARYLVGELELLHAERIYVDYNRVGYNISFRSAQGCIGVIQTSSLQSGEYPMERVEVTGDRRNVIVDNIRSLQYFRPAPIRESIAAMDMSDDGDTLMWTQNFAQLNNFTFYGFENMFEHFVSCMESGKKPSLEMEDTAKTIELVEKLNQLVQSS
- a CDS encoding sialidase family protein, with product METKKEFVFADEKPFKQCHASTVLALSDGEVLTAYFAGTREKNPDVAIWLSRRSREGSWSAPAVAADEADIAHWNPVLFQAPDTGHIWLFYKVGHEIPEWFTRYIVSKDGGHTWSEPAELVPGDIGGRGPVRNKPIVLRSGRWLAPASLETKTDWDAFVDISDDGGRTWRERAVPLDRGQLKGKGIIQPTLWEDAAGVHMLLRSTEGFVYRSGSADNGESWTEAHAIDLPNNNSGIDLAAAGDGRLYLVMNPVRGDWAARTPLVLQQSEDGGRTWREVLVLEDEPGEYSYPAIIADGGTLHLTYTWRRERIVYWRIDLGR
- a CDS encoding SUMF1/EgtB/PvdO family nonheme iron enzyme, giving the protein MRFSRDAEEYINTIGMVMRRVQAGTFRMGSENGDPDERPVHAVRISQSFHMAAYEVTNAQYEQFDPGHRKLRGKLGFSRDNEEAVIFVSWHEAQAFCEWLTKKEGLPYRLPTEAEWEYAARAGSETAYSMGDVFPRSQHKNQRESWFPDPDRSRGGGEIVPLTVGCYPPNAWGLYDLHGNVEEWVGDWYGPFEAETQEDPVGRADGDFKVTRGGSHQTWPYYLRSANRLGTIPEDKHWLIGFRVVLGDRPATNPLPTPSPPQWQRNVLQHVPPDVNQGPDSEQPYFLGPRRYAKVVPGKKGPLYIHNHVGDVTETPNGDLIAVWYSTTSEAGREMLIAGSRLRYGAAEWDDPCVVWDAPDRNMSGAALFWDEATDVIYHFCGLGAAGTWGNIALVMRTSRDNGATWSKGAIIGPEHGRRTMPLSSVFKTKDGEIVLSCDAVTGSDGGTALWVSANGGVTWRDAGGTIAGIHAPAAELEDGRFIAFGRGDNIGGKMPKSLSSDKGRTWTYEATEFDPLLSGQRAALIRLREGPLFLATFTSGMDIIDAAGRSRRVKGMMGFLSMDNGESWPYRRLITDDGPGQVWDGQAWTGRFMLSAKNAEPKGYFSVIQTRNGLIHLFSSALHYTFNLKWLMTPPPSEEEMTFTPWK
- a CDS encoding aldo/keto reductase, whose product is MKYTIFGKTGLSVSRIAVGGYPFAGVNKAQGWDPYSPQGRKDAIRVVHAALDAGINYVDTAPSYGQGHSESIIGEALQGKREKVILATKVTWTTSWAEIGKEGVIRGVEESLRRLKTDYVDVIQLHGGIYSHKDTRDVLSAGPMEALHLLREQGKVKFLGLTTEDACSILELIDTNLFDIAQINYNLIYQNAALRFLDRAKEKNLGVAVMRPMTSGIFQRLLEHLAPRLLETEDIYRLCLKFLLSDSRIHMLNIGARWPEEVERNIRFLDEFTPDFDIADLPRLTAKIYESDDKRNGLA
- a CDS encoding extracellular solute-binding protein, whose translation is MRKRLGAKSCSLMVALMLTASVGLAGCSGGAGKSGDDAGSAGGNASSGRKTVEITVMRGEHPAQPLVQDSPVMKEIEKQTGVKIDLQSVPGSDYDAKKKTLITTNNIPDVLSVSRTDLENFAKTGIFLDVTKYLDQMPNFKKRLEEQPETQKLMMDGKLYGFPTLAQNQFNLGQLPMIRTDVLKKLNLNIPTTFDELYDVLKKMKAAYPDSYPWTMRNGTDSNLSFLEYAFGSGHTIYYEPDQKKYLYGPAHPEYKAALEYLHKLYADKLLDPNFTNATLQQWQENLSSGKSLFFYDNYSFTVNFNNVLQQKDPNQKFDMVPVLTAPDGKKRSYAYIYGHPEDMFAVSAKVKNPEAVMKLFDWMYSDEGARVTNFGIEGTHYTTKDGKPVINPSVIDQFKDKQDPFRAMQSALGTGLLTFDVYTNDDPQLAVSPPDLKRWSDFVGQEMKEGLIQAQVLEPSFTDEERDQLKQLRTKVDTIVEQNIDKFVLGTRPLTEFDAFMKEVKAAGAEDIEKIYNDALARTSN